In a genomic window of Chroicocephalus ridibundus chromosome 14, bChrRid1.1, whole genome shotgun sequence:
- the CEP131 gene encoding centrosomal protein of 131 kDa isoform X4, with protein MKSTRSSSSFQGATSGSVDLSLTGLPAPVLRRPSSASPAKQVARSVSVTTDGKPKRNALEDAGSRAMNNLRRSNSTTQVNQRVNSTRSSEQMGDFLTFFESGSGGRKKPASLSKTSPEKKTTWNILDDQPRVFPGPSSSRGIEPPAGMRKKEATVLLAANFTANNRSNKGAMGNSVTTMVHNNYSTTEKGPAPKSSNQAPSSLNNVVKATSNEDGESSSFVKSQKNFSSNNIMTRNNNSSQPRRKEVTEEEAERFIQRVNLAAVTIQRWYRRHSQRHRAGAAALERLLASKREERQQRMEEGNILDLQERKDEERRKIREEKARLARRAAIQELHQKRAQKALDAKRLAEEELVLVKESRRVAKKKPAKPASARNISPASSITKANNAEVNFHPVAAEPEESSLADLGSMPSRDPGTEDKLQDVSSRETGGEDLETVVTAVSRAQSKVTLNELLDTLRLLEEEPELLPPPKLFKKDRYAWVDGEPSSNSLTADNLEKFGKLNHSPGVPEDGALLSEAKLQSIISFLDEMEKSEQERPRSAASATQREGLLSEEELAHLEQASAVATEVTSSIMRLKLEVEEKKRAISLLQTALAQQRELTVRHVKQTEKELGHQLRLQREQYEAAIQRHLAFIDQLIDDKKVLSEKCEAVVAELKQVDQKYGKKITQMQEQHELVWRTLGPFCEEIKKLKELMSATEKIKREKWIDEKTKKIKEITVKGLEPEIQKLIAKHRQDIRKLKKLHEAELLQSDERAAQHYGRQAEELRDLLEREKEEQSQRERELARQRCEQQLEQEEQALQQQRRRLYAEVAEEKERLSQQAARQRAEAEELRQQLEASSSAVTRALKEEYTKEKEEQERRHQAEVKVLKERLEIEKQAWEANYVKKEEAWLLSRERELREEMRKERDKEIELVIQRLEADMSSAKEECERAAENRIKRIRDKYEVEFQELERSERKLQERCNELKGRLAELEGESIRLQGLLKHKEQEVEEIQKVRDQLAQERSSLAEVIRQEFTDRLMGTEEENKRLKAEMVEMRARQRLELDRVVREKDKELEEVHRRVKTAVARKEESVSSLRKQYEAAVQRADRLEALLEQQRKQLLANN; from the exons ATGAAGAGCACCCGAAGCAGCTCCTCCTTCCAGGGTGCCACTTCTGGCAGCGTGGATTTGAGCCTGACGGGCCTCCCGGCGCCGGTCTTGCGGCGCCCCAGCAGCGCCTCTCCTGCCAAGCAAGTGGCACGCTCCGTCTCGGTCACCACCGATGGCAAACCGAAGAGGAACGCTCTG GAAGATGCAGGATCCCGGGCAATGAACAACCTCCGGAGGTCCAACAGCACCACCCAGGTTAACCAGCGGGTGAACAGCACACGCAG CTCAGAGCAGATGGGAGACTTTCTGACCTTCTTTGAGAGCGGttctgggggaagaaagaaacctgcGAGTCTGAGTAAAACCTCCCCGGAAAAGAAGACCACGTGGAACATCTTG GATGATCAACCGCGAGTGTTCCCGGGCCCTTCCAGCTCCCGCGGTATTGAGCCACCAGCAGgcatgaggaaaaaagaagccaCCGTGCTCCTGGCAGCCAACTTCACTGCCAACAACAG GAGCAACAAGGGTGCGATGGGCAACTCTGTCACCACCATGGTGCACAACAACTACTCCACCACTGAGAAGGGTCCTGCACCCAAAAGCTCCAACCAGGCACCCAGCTCCCTCAA CAACGTTGTCAAAGCGACCTCAAATGAGGATGGCgaaagcagcagctttgtgaAGTCTCAGAAGAATTTCTCCAGCAATAACATCATGACCCgcaacaacaacagcagccaGCCCCGGAGGAAGGAGGtgacagaggaggaggcagagag GTTCATCCAGCGGGTGAACCTGGCCGCCGTGACCATCCAGCGCTGGTACCGACGCCACTCACAACGGCACAGGGCGGGAGCAGCGGCTCTGGAGCGCTTGCTGGCTTCCAAAAGAGAG gaaaggcAGCAGCGGATGGAGGAAGGGAATATCCTGGATTTGCAGGAGAGAAAGGATGAGGAACGGCGGAAGATCCGAGAGGAGAAGGCGCGCCTGGCCCGACGTGCTGCCATCCAG GAACTGCACCAGAAAAGGGCCCAAAAGGCTTTGGATGCAAAGCGCTTGGCAGAAGAAGAGCTTGTGCTGGTGAAGGAGAGCAGAAGGGTAGCAAAGAAGAAGCCTGCCAAACCTGCTTCTGCAAGGAACATCAGTCCAGCCAGCAGCATCACCAAAGCCAATAATGCTG AGGTCAATTTCCATCCAGTAGCTGCAGAGCCAGAAGAGAGCAGCCTCGCAGACCTCGGCTCCATGCCCTCGCGAGACCCTGGGACAGAGGACAAGCTGCAG GATGTGAGCTCCAGAGAGACGGGTGGTGAAGATCTGGAGACGGTGGTGACTGCTGTCAGCAGGGCTCAGTCCAAGGTCACTCTCAATGAGCTGCTGGACACACTCAGGCTATTGGAGGAAGAACCAGAGCTGCTGCCCCCACCAAagctcttcaagaaggacagaTATGCCTGGGTAGATGGG gagcccagctccAATTCCCTGACTGCTGATAACTTGGAGAAGTTTGGGAAGCTGAACCACTCCCCGGGGGTCCCTGAGGACGGGGCCCTGCTCTCAGAGGCCAAGCTCCAAAGCATTATCAGTTTCCTGGATGAGATGGAGAAGTCGGAACAGGAGAGGCCCAGGTCGGCTGCCTCGGCCACGCAGCGGGAG GGTCTCCTCTCGGAAGAGGAGCTGGCTCACTTGGAGCAGGCATCGGCTGTTGCCACGGAGGTCACCAGCTCCATCATGAGGCTGAAGCTGGAAGTGGAGGAGAAGAAGCGAGCCATCAGCCTGCTGCAGACAGCCCTG GCTCAGCAGAGGGAACTGACTGTCCGGCATGTCAAACAGACTGAGAAGGAGCTTGGCCACCAgctcaggctgcagagggagCAGTACGAGGCAGCTATCCAGAGGCATCTGGCCTTCATTGACCAG CTCATTGATGATAAGAAGGTGCTGAGTGAGAAGTGTGAGGCTGTGGTAGCTGAGCTGAAACAAGTGGACCAGAAGTACGGCAAGAAGATCACCCAAATGCAGGAGCAGCACGAGCTg gtcTGGCGCACTTTGGGCCCCTTTTGCGAG GAGATTAAGAAACTGAAGGAACTGATGAGCGCAACCGAGAAAATCAAGCGGGAGAAGTGGATTGATGAGAAAACCAAAAAGATCAAAGAAATCACCGTGAAAG ggctggagccagaGATCCAGAAGCTCATCGCGAAGCACAGGCAAGACATCAGGAAGCTGAAGAAGCTTCATGAGGCCGAGCTGCTGCAGTCAGATGAGCGGGCTGCCCAGCACTATGGCcggcaggcagaggagctgcgggacctgctggagcgggagaaagaggagcagagccAGCGGGAGAGGGAGCTGGCCCGGCAGCG GTGTgaacagcagctggagcaggaggagcaggcgctgcagcagcagcggcgccgGCTCTACGCGGAGGTGGCCGAGGAGAAGGAGCGGCTCAGCCAGCAAGCGGCCAG GCAGAGAGCGGAGGCGGAGGAGctgcggcagcagctggaggccagcagCTCGGCTGTCACCAGGGCGCTGAAGGAGGAGTAcacaaaggagaaggaggagcaggagaggcgaCATCAG GCAGAAGTGAAGGTGCTGAAGGAGCGGCTGGAGATTGAGAAGCAGGCCTGGGAGGCAAACTACGTGAAGAAGGAG GAAGCTTGGCTGCTCTCCCGGgagcgggagctgcgggaggagatgaggaaggagagagacaaaGAGATAGAGTTGGTGATCCAGCGCCTGGAGGCCGACATGTCCTCAGCCAAGGAGGAGTGTGAGAGGGCAGCAGAGAACAG GATTAAAAGGATCCGAGACAAGTACGAGGTAGAGTTCCAGGAACTGGAGAGGTCTGAGCGGAAGCTGCAGGAGCGCTGCAATGAGCTGAAGGGGcggctggcagagctggaaggggagaGCATTCGTCTGCAGGGCCTGCTGAAGCACAaggagcaggaggtggaggagatCCAGAAG GTGAGGGACCAACTGGCCCAGGAGCGGagcagcctggcagaagtgaTCCGGCAGGAGTTCACTGACAGGCTGAtggggacagaggaggagaaCAAGCGGCTAAAGGCGGAGATGGTGGAGATGAGAGCCCGGCAGCGCCTGGAGCTGGACAGGGTAGTGCGGGAGAAGGACAAAGAGCTGGAGGAGGTTCACAGGAG GGTGAAGACGGCGGTGGCGAGGAAGGAGGAGAGCGTGAGCAGCCTTCGGAAGCAGTACGAA GCGGCTGTGCAGAGAGCCGACCGCCTGGAAGCCCTGCTCGAGCAACAGCGAAAGCAGCTGCTGGCCAACAACTGA
- the CEP131 gene encoding centrosomal protein of 131 kDa isoform X7, with the protein MKSTRSSSSFQGATSGSVDLSLTGLPAPVLRRPSSASPAKQVARSVSVTTDGKPKRNALEDAGSRAMNNLRRSNSTTQVNQRVNSTRSSEQMGDFLTFFESGSGGRKKPASLSKTSPEKKTTWNILDDQPRVFPGPSSSRGIEPPAGMRKKEATVLLAANFTANNRSNKGAMGNSVTTMVHNNYSTTEKGPAPKSSNQAPSSLNNVVKATSNEDGESSSFVKSQKNFSSNNIMTRNNNSSQPRRKEVTEEEAERFIQRVNLAAVTIQRWYRRHSQRHRAGAAALERLLASKREERQQRMEEGNILDLQERKDEERRKIREEKARLARRAAIQELHQKRAQKALDAKRLAEEELVLVKESRRVAKKKPAKPASARNISPASSITKANNAEVNFHPVAAEPEESSLADLGSMPSRDPGTEDKLQDVSSRETGGEDLETVVTAVSRAQSKVTLNELLDTLRLLEEEPELLPPPKLFKKDRYAWVDGQEPSSNSLTADNLEKFGKLNHSPGVPEDGALLSEAKLQSIISFLDEMEKSEQERPRSAASATQREGLLSEEELAHLEQASAVATEVTSSIMRLKLEVEEKKRAISLLQTALAQQRELTVRHVKQTEKELGHQLRLQREQYEAAIQRHLAFIDQLIDDKKVLSEKCEAVVAELKQVDQKYGKKITQMQEQHELQEIKKLKELMSATEKIKREKWIDEKTKKIKEITVKGLEPEIQKLIAKHRQDIRKLKKLHEAELLQSDERAAQHYGRQAEELRDLLEREKEEQSQRERELARQRCEQQLEQEEQALQQQRRRLYAEVAEEKERLSQQAARQRAEAEELRQQLEASSSAVTRALKEEYTKEKEEQERRHQAEVKVLKERLEIEKQAWEANYVKKEEAWLLSRERELREEMRKERDKEIELVIQRLEADMSSAKEECERAAENRIKRIRDKYEVEFQELERSERKLQERCNELKGRLAELEGESIRLQGLLKHKEQEVEEIQKVRDQLAQERSSLAEVIRQEFTDRLMGTEEENKRLKAEMVEMRARQRLELDRVVREKDKELEEVHRRVKTAVARKEESVSSLRKQYEAAVQRADRLEALLEQQRKQLLANN; encoded by the exons ATGAAGAGCACCCGAAGCAGCTCCTCCTTCCAGGGTGCCACTTCTGGCAGCGTGGATTTGAGCCTGACGGGCCTCCCGGCGCCGGTCTTGCGGCGCCCCAGCAGCGCCTCTCCTGCCAAGCAAGTGGCACGCTCCGTCTCGGTCACCACCGATGGCAAACCGAAGAGGAACGCTCTG GAAGATGCAGGATCCCGGGCAATGAACAACCTCCGGAGGTCCAACAGCACCACCCAGGTTAACCAGCGGGTGAACAGCACACGCAG CTCAGAGCAGATGGGAGACTTTCTGACCTTCTTTGAGAGCGGttctgggggaagaaagaaacctgcGAGTCTGAGTAAAACCTCCCCGGAAAAGAAGACCACGTGGAACATCTTG GATGATCAACCGCGAGTGTTCCCGGGCCCTTCCAGCTCCCGCGGTATTGAGCCACCAGCAGgcatgaggaaaaaagaagccaCCGTGCTCCTGGCAGCCAACTTCACTGCCAACAACAG GAGCAACAAGGGTGCGATGGGCAACTCTGTCACCACCATGGTGCACAACAACTACTCCACCACTGAGAAGGGTCCTGCACCCAAAAGCTCCAACCAGGCACCCAGCTCCCTCAA CAACGTTGTCAAAGCGACCTCAAATGAGGATGGCgaaagcagcagctttgtgaAGTCTCAGAAGAATTTCTCCAGCAATAACATCATGACCCgcaacaacaacagcagccaGCCCCGGAGGAAGGAGGtgacagaggaggaggcagagag GTTCATCCAGCGGGTGAACCTGGCCGCCGTGACCATCCAGCGCTGGTACCGACGCCACTCACAACGGCACAGGGCGGGAGCAGCGGCTCTGGAGCGCTTGCTGGCTTCCAAAAGAGAG gaaaggcAGCAGCGGATGGAGGAAGGGAATATCCTGGATTTGCAGGAGAGAAAGGATGAGGAACGGCGGAAGATCCGAGAGGAGAAGGCGCGCCTGGCCCGACGTGCTGCCATCCAG GAACTGCACCAGAAAAGGGCCCAAAAGGCTTTGGATGCAAAGCGCTTGGCAGAAGAAGAGCTTGTGCTGGTGAAGGAGAGCAGAAGGGTAGCAAAGAAGAAGCCTGCCAAACCTGCTTCTGCAAGGAACATCAGTCCAGCCAGCAGCATCACCAAAGCCAATAATGCTG AGGTCAATTTCCATCCAGTAGCTGCAGAGCCAGAAGAGAGCAGCCTCGCAGACCTCGGCTCCATGCCCTCGCGAGACCCTGGGACAGAGGACAAGCTGCAG GATGTGAGCTCCAGAGAGACGGGTGGTGAAGATCTGGAGACGGTGGTGACTGCTGTCAGCAGGGCTCAGTCCAAGGTCACTCTCAATGAGCTGCTGGACACACTCAGGCTATTGGAGGAAGAACCAGAGCTGCTGCCCCCACCAAagctcttcaagaaggacagaTATGCCTGGGTAGATGGG caggagcccagctccAATTCCCTGACTGCTGATAACTTGGAGAAGTTTGGGAAGCTGAACCACTCCCCGGGGGTCCCTGAGGACGGGGCCCTGCTCTCAGAGGCCAAGCTCCAAAGCATTATCAGTTTCCTGGATGAGATGGAGAAGTCGGAACAGGAGAGGCCCAGGTCGGCTGCCTCGGCCACGCAGCGGGAG GGTCTCCTCTCGGAAGAGGAGCTGGCTCACTTGGAGCAGGCATCGGCTGTTGCCACGGAGGTCACCAGCTCCATCATGAGGCTGAAGCTGGAAGTGGAGGAGAAGAAGCGAGCCATCAGCCTGCTGCAGACAGCCCTG GCTCAGCAGAGGGAACTGACTGTCCGGCATGTCAAACAGACTGAGAAGGAGCTTGGCCACCAgctcaggctgcagagggagCAGTACGAGGCAGCTATCCAGAGGCATCTGGCCTTCATTGACCAG CTCATTGATGATAAGAAGGTGCTGAGTGAGAAGTGTGAGGCTGTGGTAGCTGAGCTGAAACAAGTGGACCAGAAGTACGGCAAGAAGATCACCCAAATGCAGGAGCAGCACGAGCTg CAGGAGATTAAGAAACTGAAGGAACTGATGAGCGCAACCGAGAAAATCAAGCGGGAGAAGTGGATTGATGAGAAAACCAAAAAGATCAAAGAAATCACCGTGAAAG ggctggagccagaGATCCAGAAGCTCATCGCGAAGCACAGGCAAGACATCAGGAAGCTGAAGAAGCTTCATGAGGCCGAGCTGCTGCAGTCAGATGAGCGGGCTGCCCAGCACTATGGCcggcaggcagaggagctgcgggacctgctggagcgggagaaagaggagcagagccAGCGGGAGAGGGAGCTGGCCCGGCAGCG GTGTgaacagcagctggagcaggaggagcaggcgctgcagcagcagcggcgccgGCTCTACGCGGAGGTGGCCGAGGAGAAGGAGCGGCTCAGCCAGCAAGCGGCCAG GCAGAGAGCGGAGGCGGAGGAGctgcggcagcagctggaggccagcagCTCGGCTGTCACCAGGGCGCTGAAGGAGGAGTAcacaaaggagaaggaggagcaggagaggcgaCATCAG GCAGAAGTGAAGGTGCTGAAGGAGCGGCTGGAGATTGAGAAGCAGGCCTGGGAGGCAAACTACGTGAAGAAGGAG GAAGCTTGGCTGCTCTCCCGGgagcgggagctgcgggaggagatgaggaaggagagagacaaaGAGATAGAGTTGGTGATCCAGCGCCTGGAGGCCGACATGTCCTCAGCCAAGGAGGAGTGTGAGAGGGCAGCAGAGAACAG GATTAAAAGGATCCGAGACAAGTACGAGGTAGAGTTCCAGGAACTGGAGAGGTCTGAGCGGAAGCTGCAGGAGCGCTGCAATGAGCTGAAGGGGcggctggcagagctggaaggggagaGCATTCGTCTGCAGGGCCTGCTGAAGCACAaggagcaggaggtggaggagatCCAGAAG GTGAGGGACCAACTGGCCCAGGAGCGGagcagcctggcagaagtgaTCCGGCAGGAGTTCACTGACAGGCTGAtggggacagaggaggagaaCAAGCGGCTAAAGGCGGAGATGGTGGAGATGAGAGCCCGGCAGCGCCTGGAGCTGGACAGGGTAGTGCGGGAGAAGGACAAAGAGCTGGAGGAGGTTCACAGGAG GGTGAAGACGGCGGTGGCGAGGAAGGAGGAGAGCGTGAGCAGCCTTCGGAAGCAGTACGAA GCGGCTGTGCAGAGAGCCGACCGCCTGGAAGCCCTGCTCGAGCAACAGCGAAAGCAGCTGCTGGCCAACAACTGA
- the CEP131 gene encoding centrosomal protein of 131 kDa isoform X8 has protein sequence MKSTRSSSSFQGATSGSVDLSLTGLPAPVLRRPSSASPAKQVARSVSVTTDGKPKRNALEDAGSRAMNNLRRSNSTTQVNQRVNSTRSSEQMGDFLTFFESGSGGRKKPASLSKTSPEKKTTWNILDDQPRVFPGPSSSRGIEPPAGMRKKEATVLLAANFTANNRSNKGAMGNSVTTMVHNNYSTTEKGPAPKSSNQAPSSLNNVVKATSNEDGESSSFVKSQKNFSSNNIMTRNNNSSQPRRKEVTEEEAERFIQRVNLAAVTIQRWYRRHSQRHRAGAAALERLLASKREERQQRMEEGNILDLQERKDEERRKIREEKARLARRAAIQELHQKRAQKALDAKRLAEEELVLVKESRRVAKKKPAKPASARNISPASSITKANNAEVNFHPVAAEPEESSLADLGSMPSRDPGTEDKLQDVSSRETGGEDLETVVTAVSRAQSKVTLNELLDTLRLLEEEPELLPPPKLFKKDRYAWVDGQEPSSNSLTADNLEKFGKLNHSPGVPEDGALLSEAKLQSIISFLDEMEKSEQERPRSAASATQREGLLSEEELAHLEQASAVATEVTSSIMRLKLEVEEKKRAISLLQTALAQQRELTVRHVKQTEKELGHQLRLQREQYEAAIQRHLAFIDQLIDDKKVLSEKCEAVVAELKQVDQKYGKKITQMQEQHELEIKKLKELMSATEKIKREKWIDEKTKKIKEITVKGLEPEIQKLIAKHRQDIRKLKKLHEAELLQSDERAAQHYGRQAEELRDLLEREKEEQSQRERELARQRCEQQLEQEEQALQQQRRRLYAEVAEEKERLSQQAARQRAEAEELRQQLEASSSAVTRALKEEYTKEKEEQERRHQAEVKVLKERLEIEKQAWEANYVKKEEAWLLSRERELREEMRKERDKEIELVIQRLEADMSSAKEECERAAENRIKRIRDKYEVEFQELERSERKLQERCNELKGRLAELEGESIRLQGLLKHKEQEVEEIQKVRDQLAQERSSLAEVIRQEFTDRLMGTEEENKRLKAEMVEMRARQRLELDRVVREKDKELEEVHRRVKTAVARKEESVSSLRKQYEAAVQRADRLEALLEQQRKQLLANN, from the exons ATGAAGAGCACCCGAAGCAGCTCCTCCTTCCAGGGTGCCACTTCTGGCAGCGTGGATTTGAGCCTGACGGGCCTCCCGGCGCCGGTCTTGCGGCGCCCCAGCAGCGCCTCTCCTGCCAAGCAAGTGGCACGCTCCGTCTCGGTCACCACCGATGGCAAACCGAAGAGGAACGCTCTG GAAGATGCAGGATCCCGGGCAATGAACAACCTCCGGAGGTCCAACAGCACCACCCAGGTTAACCAGCGGGTGAACAGCACACGCAG CTCAGAGCAGATGGGAGACTTTCTGACCTTCTTTGAGAGCGGttctgggggaagaaagaaacctgcGAGTCTGAGTAAAACCTCCCCGGAAAAGAAGACCACGTGGAACATCTTG GATGATCAACCGCGAGTGTTCCCGGGCCCTTCCAGCTCCCGCGGTATTGAGCCACCAGCAGgcatgaggaaaaaagaagccaCCGTGCTCCTGGCAGCCAACTTCACTGCCAACAACAG GAGCAACAAGGGTGCGATGGGCAACTCTGTCACCACCATGGTGCACAACAACTACTCCACCACTGAGAAGGGTCCTGCACCCAAAAGCTCCAACCAGGCACCCAGCTCCCTCAA CAACGTTGTCAAAGCGACCTCAAATGAGGATGGCgaaagcagcagctttgtgaAGTCTCAGAAGAATTTCTCCAGCAATAACATCATGACCCgcaacaacaacagcagccaGCCCCGGAGGAAGGAGGtgacagaggaggaggcagagag GTTCATCCAGCGGGTGAACCTGGCCGCCGTGACCATCCAGCGCTGGTACCGACGCCACTCACAACGGCACAGGGCGGGAGCAGCGGCTCTGGAGCGCTTGCTGGCTTCCAAAAGAGAG gaaaggcAGCAGCGGATGGAGGAAGGGAATATCCTGGATTTGCAGGAGAGAAAGGATGAGGAACGGCGGAAGATCCGAGAGGAGAAGGCGCGCCTGGCCCGACGTGCTGCCATCCAG GAACTGCACCAGAAAAGGGCCCAAAAGGCTTTGGATGCAAAGCGCTTGGCAGAAGAAGAGCTTGTGCTGGTGAAGGAGAGCAGAAGGGTAGCAAAGAAGAAGCCTGCCAAACCTGCTTCTGCAAGGAACATCAGTCCAGCCAGCAGCATCACCAAAGCCAATAATGCTG AGGTCAATTTCCATCCAGTAGCTGCAGAGCCAGAAGAGAGCAGCCTCGCAGACCTCGGCTCCATGCCCTCGCGAGACCCTGGGACAGAGGACAAGCTGCAG GATGTGAGCTCCAGAGAGACGGGTGGTGAAGATCTGGAGACGGTGGTGACTGCTGTCAGCAGGGCTCAGTCCAAGGTCACTCTCAATGAGCTGCTGGACACACTCAGGCTATTGGAGGAAGAACCAGAGCTGCTGCCCCCACCAAagctcttcaagaaggacagaTATGCCTGGGTAGATGGG caggagcccagctccAATTCCCTGACTGCTGATAACTTGGAGAAGTTTGGGAAGCTGAACCACTCCCCGGGGGTCCCTGAGGACGGGGCCCTGCTCTCAGAGGCCAAGCTCCAAAGCATTATCAGTTTCCTGGATGAGATGGAGAAGTCGGAACAGGAGAGGCCCAGGTCGGCTGCCTCGGCCACGCAGCGGGAG GGTCTCCTCTCGGAAGAGGAGCTGGCTCACTTGGAGCAGGCATCGGCTGTTGCCACGGAGGTCACCAGCTCCATCATGAGGCTGAAGCTGGAAGTGGAGGAGAAGAAGCGAGCCATCAGCCTGCTGCAGACAGCCCTG GCTCAGCAGAGGGAACTGACTGTCCGGCATGTCAAACAGACTGAGAAGGAGCTTGGCCACCAgctcaggctgcagagggagCAGTACGAGGCAGCTATCCAGAGGCATCTGGCCTTCATTGACCAG CTCATTGATGATAAGAAGGTGCTGAGTGAGAAGTGTGAGGCTGTGGTAGCTGAGCTGAAACAAGTGGACCAGAAGTACGGCAAGAAGATCACCCAAATGCAGGAGCAGCACGAGCTg GAGATTAAGAAACTGAAGGAACTGATGAGCGCAACCGAGAAAATCAAGCGGGAGAAGTGGATTGATGAGAAAACCAAAAAGATCAAAGAAATCACCGTGAAAG ggctggagccagaGATCCAGAAGCTCATCGCGAAGCACAGGCAAGACATCAGGAAGCTGAAGAAGCTTCATGAGGCCGAGCTGCTGCAGTCAGATGAGCGGGCTGCCCAGCACTATGGCcggcaggcagaggagctgcgggacctgctggagcgggagaaagaggagcagagccAGCGGGAGAGGGAGCTGGCCCGGCAGCG GTGTgaacagcagctggagcaggaggagcaggcgctgcagcagcagcggcgccgGCTCTACGCGGAGGTGGCCGAGGAGAAGGAGCGGCTCAGCCAGCAAGCGGCCAG GCAGAGAGCGGAGGCGGAGGAGctgcggcagcagctggaggccagcagCTCGGCTGTCACCAGGGCGCTGAAGGAGGAGTAcacaaaggagaaggaggagcaggagaggcgaCATCAG GCAGAAGTGAAGGTGCTGAAGGAGCGGCTGGAGATTGAGAAGCAGGCCTGGGAGGCAAACTACGTGAAGAAGGAG GAAGCTTGGCTGCTCTCCCGGgagcgggagctgcgggaggagatgaggaaggagagagacaaaGAGATAGAGTTGGTGATCCAGCGCCTGGAGGCCGACATGTCCTCAGCCAAGGAGGAGTGTGAGAGGGCAGCAGAGAACAG GATTAAAAGGATCCGAGACAAGTACGAGGTAGAGTTCCAGGAACTGGAGAGGTCTGAGCGGAAGCTGCAGGAGCGCTGCAATGAGCTGAAGGGGcggctggcagagctggaaggggagaGCATTCGTCTGCAGGGCCTGCTGAAGCACAaggagcaggaggtggaggagatCCAGAAG GTGAGGGACCAACTGGCCCAGGAGCGGagcagcctggcagaagtgaTCCGGCAGGAGTTCACTGACAGGCTGAtggggacagaggaggagaaCAAGCGGCTAAAGGCGGAGATGGTGGAGATGAGAGCCCGGCAGCGCCTGGAGCTGGACAGGGTAGTGCGGGAGAAGGACAAAGAGCTGGAGGAGGTTCACAGGAG GGTGAAGACGGCGGTGGCGAGGAAGGAGGAGAGCGTGAGCAGCCTTCGGAAGCAGTACGAA GCGGCTGTGCAGAGAGCCGACCGCCTGGAAGCCCTGCTCGAGCAACAGCGAAAGCAGCTGCTGGCCAACAACTGA